The region ACTTTTTTGCTTACACCATTTTTTTGTGGCAATATATAACTTCTTAATACTCCTAACATCCTTAATTGGTGTTATTAAGGTATTGGCCGGTTAATTAAAATATGTGAATTGAAGCGTGGCTTCCAAGCTGATGGCAATCTGGCAtcatatattatgtgtcttttGTCACACTCAACTCACGTGTATCATCTTttcctcaattattttatttcttatatcTATGAACCAATCACAATCTGAGGTCTAATTAAATATTGTCATCCTCATAATAAACCCCTAATAACCCTCCCAGCCACTCTTTTCCTTATCCCTATCTTGTACGCTTTACACTacacttttttcttcttcaattccacatataataaaattgcacccaaaatcaaacataatcgcttcacatattttttttaaaaaaaaaacaattaaaccGTTTATCATAAATTTCTTCACACACGGAAACTgactaattttatttgtaccAGGTAGAACTTAAGAGTGGAGTTTTGCATCATTCCATTCACACCTCATTGGTAAAACTTGGTTAGTGTACTTGAAacacttatttgataaattattagttatcaaaatattaatatatattatagttaagTAAGTCATTTTCTTATATGGGGATGGAATaaagtgaaaagaaaataataataataagaagaggAAGATATAAAATAACGGTAACTGATTAACTACTCTTTCTTTTTGGTGTCCCAAAGTTTGACCATTGCCAACAAATTTTTGGCGTAAGGTTGATGAATCAGTACAACAACTGACACTATCACCTAGTGAGCAACTTTGTTCTCTGCTAAAATCTCCGACGATGTTTTCCTCTGCTCTTCTTCTGACAGTGATCCAAGAGCTCTCAGTCCAATCCGACATCGTTCCTGGATTCGAACATAGTTGTCTTACCCTTTGCATCGGAGAATTTAATGAATTTTTATCCTCCGGGAACCAATTGAGCTGTTCGTGCGGACAATTTATTGAATTGCTCGTCTGGACCGCCATTGATGATGACTTCCAGATGCCTTGATCAAGAACGCTCGTCGGAGAAATTGTTTCCAGTTCTTGATTTTGTTTGCCGGAAGTGTCGAATTGTTGGAGAAATGGGTGTGAGAGGAGTTGCTTCGCCGTCCATCGTTCTCCGGGGTCTCGTCGGAGGCAGTTTTTAAGGAAGTCTTTGGCTTGGTCGGAGAGGAAGGCGGGAACCGGCGGAGACTCGCCGGAAAACGCTATTGTGTAGAGGAGTGTTGCCGGGTTAGTGAGATTAGGCCACGGCGAGTCACCGGTGGCCATTTCTATGACTGTGCATCCTAACGCCCAAATATCCGCCGGAAACCCCTGTTCTTTCCCCTGCGCCACCTCCGGCGCCATGAACAACGGCGTGCCGCCGATTGCGGCGGCGCCGGCGTCGAAAATCCACTTTGAGCATCCAAAATCCCCAATTTTGGCGCCGCTCTTACCTAACAAAATATTCCCGCCCTTAATATCGCAATGCACGATTCCATTACAATGCAAGTATACAAGCCCCTGTACAATCTCCTTCGTGTAACGACCAACCGCTAATTCCTCGAGCCCGCCGCCGCGTTTAACCGCATCCGCCACCGCGCCGCCGGGCATAAACTCCATCACGACGTTGAACATCGCCTTATTCTCCTCCCACGTAACATCGCACCCTTTGTACTCCACAATTTGCGGGCAGTTTAAAGTGGAGAAGATACGCTGCTCTCTTTGCAAGAACTCCGACTTCGAAAGCTCCACCGATTTAACGGCGAAAACCTCGCCTGACTGTCGGCAAGTGGCCACCGACACGGCGGCGGAGGAGCCGTGGCCGATGATCTTGCCCCTGATCCAGCTCATCTTGGACGTGGAGAAAacgtttttggtgtttggttaACTTTGGCAGAAGAATCCCTTATATAGGGATAGGGAAATCTACAACGTGGCAAAAGTTTTTGGGTTTTTAACTAAAAACATTGAAATTTAGGGAATTAGGTAATGTTGTTACAAGGTAATTAATACTCCGGTATATGGTAAGATACTATTGATTCATATTAGAAAATTTGATTCCAAAATACTTTGACTCACTTTACATTTTTGTTTTGGGTGTACTCAGGTTTCTACCGTGAAACACAATGACTAATAATCTTGCTGAATTGTAGACATATCTTTGGATGAGACAACTGGACTCTcactttacatatttaaatCATGAATCAATTCAcgagtaataatataatcatataaataaaatttgttatttaaaCTAATATTTTCACCCGTGTGTTGCATaaaatagatttgttataatattttaagaatatttggatcatatcgatatacaattatataaattataacaatgaatattatataatgcaattgatgaaataggttggattgattatgtttgatgatgttattattgcttgaattcgagcaaataattacctaattacccgtgcaatgctcgaataattttttttttatatatttagataataaaattaaaaataaaattataaacgaTTCTAGTATTTGAAagtgtatatttatttgattataagattattgCAAAagtatcatttaattaattgaataatatatgactcgtttgtctgcaattattttttaaaaaaaattgataggtagatttatgtaattatattattagtaaaataaatatcggaaaaaagagaaataatttaattgtaattaatataaaaataaatcaacgACCCAtgattagcttaattaccataataattattagacaattatactaatatatgtgtaattatacttttatactttgaGTATATTCCTTTTCATCATATTGTCAAGGTCTATTGATTTTTCTTTGTAATTAATGATACTTACTCCTTATTTATTTAAGCTCGTGATCTAAAATTGACTATAAGTTGTTGTCATTAATGTATTGGAAGTTAGTAATGTATTTATTAGCTTGAGATAGTATAGTTGAATCTAATTGGTATACATCATTTGTCATCAAACCATCATCCAAAGtaattaatatttgtttttctttatctttttttttttgggtgcagTGCTAGCCTGCAATGCAATGCTGGTTTATTGAACAAAAATTCTTTACTCTAACCTATTTCACTGCGAGACAGTTTAGAATTGACTTAGAGTCATGATCGATTCACATTGATACTCTTATTTAGAGTTACGTACATCAATAATGTTGTTTCTTTTcttgatttcatttttttttttttttgcaatcaagtatgtgttttaatttgttgcatATATTTGCGTACattaaaattctttaatttcttgattttttttttcatgttgcAAATGAATAAAGTTCGTTTAAAAAGCAAGTACAACATACATCATTTATGATGGGTAATAGGATAGTCTAATAATCCGAAGAGACGAAGAGTAAGTTTATTAAGAGGAAGGGTTTGATCCACTGAGATTTATCCAATCTATAATCTAGTATAATTAATgctattaatttataaaatgaaattcttaTTTATGACTAAGACAAAGTAGAAacgggcaaattattgtgtggaccatgattcacatAGTGCTATGTAGACTATCTATAACAAaatgtacaattttaatattaatatactaaaagtacattatttgtgtattgattattgaatgtacattatacaaaataatgtaattttcctgaatacaatatacatttttaatattaatatactaaaagtaaattatttgtgtactaaatgtatattatttgatagtatgattcaCATAATAATGATTGGTAGAAAGTAAAAACCACTTTGTTAAGTTGGAGCtaaattttaagttttcaacCATATTTATCAAAAAATGCCCAATaacaaatattcattttattacaaattaaataactttttttttttgcacaaaataatgTAAGTGTATGTTGTACTTTAAAAcgaaaatttttatatttgatcaCGTTGTTGtacttatgtatttttttatcagTAAAGTGAGATGTATGGTTATGTTCAAACAaacatatttgttttattttgaggAAGTAGCTAAGTACGTACGTGCCATGTGACATTATAGAAATTAcctataattttttgaatttatttagcTCTACCTTTTCTTTTATGTTTGATGAGTATACTTACCACCTCTCaactttttgaataaaatcagtaaaatatttataaaaggtAGGAGTAAAACTCTACACCAACAATTCGTGCCAAATTTAGATTAGTTTCAAAGTAATgagaatacacacacacatatatatttatatttatatttatatttatatatatgtatacatatacacaagGGATCATGTGCGAAAACTCTCTTATGTGAAACACATGGATTAATcataactattgattttgtcaAAATCAACAGCCCAGAATGaagataagttttttttttttttttttttttttttgggttttaaaaTGCGGTGTCattataataattttgcatATCGTTGAAAGTTTAAGTTAGCtgcgtcattttaacatttaattaagatgcgccattttaacacttaagatgCGTCACTTCTACACTCAAGGAGCgacattttaacacttaaggtacATCATGCCAATATGACACTTCAACAATGATAGGAGGAGAATGCATCCCATTCCCATGaaccatatttttttaaagattagaTTAAGATCAAGTACGGATGTTAATTACACCCAAACTTAAATAAAAAGAGTCAAAGTCTCTATTTTAACTGGTCAAAATTAGGTTAgggaaacaaaaaattaaggcaattTGTGTGTGTGAAACAGGCTTCCAACATGAAATTAAAGAACCCAAAATTTTAAAGCAATTTGTGGGATGACTTTGAAGATTGAGAGAGGTTACCAGGGGAGATGGGGTGGGTTGAACCAACAATTTAGTTGTTTCATACatgttggatatatatatatatctaataagATTCTTGGTTTTGGTGCATCCTATATATCGGAATTATCTAACCTTTGACTTGCTTGCTCACTGTTGTTGTTCTTCCATTAGACGACCgttgaccaaattaaattaaggaAACAAAAATGTCGTCTTACCCAACCTTAATCTCCCCATGCACTCCCTAATCACAGTCCACTTGTCTCTATTATATTGGACTTGGAATGCTAATTAATCTCAATTTGGTTCCAAACTGGTTCCAAACTAAGGTAAAAAATTACCGCACCCCATCATCATGCTtgggttaattaaataatatactcgAAATCCCCATTGTTGACTTAATGAACATATATTCATAAATTATAATCAGTCAAAAAAAAGTAGTGGTTAGATTCAACTAATCTTGATCAATATGTTATAACAACACTTTTTTTCACTTAATTAACACTTTGCCagtaaaaacttttttttttatgagtagGAATGACTTTAACTGCGTGcgtttacttcattttcctttctcCAACCTTTTATTCTTccagaaaaatgaagaatttcAAGTGGTGTATTATACTACTGCGGGCTTTCATACTTTTCTGTAGTTTACAAGAAAATTAACAATTGTTACTCAAAAGTGTGCTCTGGGTAAAGCTCGTCTTATGATCCTAACCGGAAAAGAACCGCAAGGAGATTATCCAATCTAAGTTTCCCCTAGCTAACTGCTAACCTGTTTAAACTAAAGGCCAATAAAACCATCATACaaaaaatcaaactaataacTTTATAGTTACCAAGCAAATTACTGATTAACTTGGCACGCAGTGTTACCTGGTGCGGCGACCATCATGGTTTTCTTGTTTTGCCGGCCCGCAAGGGATTAGCAGGTTGCAAAAAGAAGCCATATATAAAAGCTATCTAATCTCCAACATTTCTGCAATTAGGTGAAATTTAGTCATTATTTTGTATGTCAGATCACTAACAACCTTTGAAGACCTAAAGTAGTCCTTAATTTTTAGGTACGGTTTAATGGTGTAagcttttttactttattacaATGATGTAAAAGGAGGAGGGAATGATTGccaacaaatcaaataaatacaaatgGAAGAAGGTGCAACTAATTTTACCATAAGTGTGTCGTCTTTTACTGTTGAAACACCAACATTTAACGTCAAACAGTGTAGGTAGAGTTTAGTTGTAAAGCACAAGATAAACTATGTTTAATTCAACACTAACTTCCTATGCTGGCATTCTTGCCGTCTTGGTAGGTGTTACACTTGTGTGGTGGTGGTACAATAACCATTAGACTTGAcatatgaaaatatttaattaaacacaaacacaaaaagtCCATATCCGGCTGTACGAATGTGTGTACTGGATAAACTTCGCTCTAGCCTCTAGGTAAACCGCACTACTAAGcggtagtactgtcaaagcgggccggcccgccccaCTGCCGACCTAATTTCTGGCGAGTTTTTGCGAGCCGGCACGTTAAGCCTGCGGGCTAGGATTCATACAACCCTAGCCTGTTCCGCGCGAGTTGGCGGGCTCCGCGggcttttgattttttttttttaatgtgtacacatgaatatatattcttgtatacacatcaatatatatataatagtgcgGGTTGCGGGCCTTAGTGGGTTAGGCTTGTTCCATCACGGGCCATATTTTTTTGTAGCCCTAACTCGCCCCACCGCGGGTGTGGGCCAGCCCATAGACCTTGGCCCACATTGACAGTACTACTATGCGAGAGGGTGTTAGCATAGTAGTGCGgttaacaaaaatattttttgttaaaacttaaactCTGTTTTACGAatacataattgttaaacatgtactattaatatattacagtttacttttttaaaaaacagaAATTTTACtaagtaattaattagttgGATTAGTTGGGCGGAAGTATAGTTCTAACTACTAACTACTAGTGGATAAGATTTGAAGTAAGGATATGATGTATTATATGTTTGTGGCATTTAGTGCTATATGTATATGAGTGTAATTCTTTCACACCACAGTTGTAAGATTCCAGAAGAAATATTGCGTGGCTTCTAAGGTTGCAAACAATGAAATGTTATTTGACTTATTTCattacaacaataataataatgcaatgCACTGtaaattatacaaataaaaatttactgTAACTACTTGTTATACATTATCCAAGTCCATGCAAATagagtaaaaattaaaataaattaaagaaatctaagtaacatgtaaaaaaaaatagagtaccaaattaataaaattctttggCATCCCTTGAAGTCAAACCTGAACGGGCAATATTAGTCTCAATGTATGATCTTAGTTGACTGATCAAGAAAATATGTAAtctgacaaaaaaataataaaattctttcttaactttaatttcttttggaaAACTTTGAATTAGTCTACATACTCACTTAGCCAACCTTTACACTAGCATATCCTCAATAAATTAGCCACTAGTCCTCCTATCTAATAGGACACTGAGTTATCATAATTTATCGCTCTACAATCTTGTCTAGTCTAGGTGTGGGTCTTTGGAATGAAGAATTTCGCCTTTGTCAACAAGCATATCCTCAATAAGTATCATGATAAATCTTTTTAATTAACATTcgaatatgaaaaattaaattaaaccttGAACATGATTTATAACTAATTTAATAGGGTCAATTACAATTTGACTTTGAATTCggttaaaatattaataaattactccgtattattttaaaaagtacataTTCATCGTGTTTACAattaatatttgtcaaaacttatATGACTATATATAACAAATGCAAAGTGCAACGACGTTATAGTAACAAAAAACATTTAAACGTAATTTCAACAACGGTTGTGACGAGCTTTCTTGTAAATATGGAAATAATTGAGAGGCAAATTAATCATTTTGTTGGATTGCACGTATACGTACACTTTAATTGGCCTCACGAATGTTCGGTGGTTCCACCCAACACTCTGGTCTGGACCATTTGTTATCAAATCATCTCATTGTAGCTGTccaaatttttattcttttaataataataataacaataataataataataatattgaaaaggATTGATATGATGccttttcattttcagtgtATCTTGGCTTTGAAAGAACGTGTGAAGGAGCTTTTGCAATGTATAGGTTTCATAAAAGTGCAGCCGACATGTACTCTCATACGCTTGCTTTCACGTTCCGCTTCAAAAAATTTGAGTTGCCCAACTTACTAATAATCATGTCATATTTATCATACACTACATTATTTGAGAGAAAGAGTGgaccatatatataattgtcatgCAAATAACATATTTGTATGATAGTTCTAAATTACGAGACTTAAATCACTCCCTAATCCACTTGATAAtagcatattatgtgtcagcaattattaaattatttgtttatatatataaaaacggTTAATTGAaagtacacattttttttttgtatcagaattcacaatgcaatatgatcCCTGGTtaatgatataacaattgaaagAGGTGACAGGTCAATCAATTTATCCCACTTAACGGGCCATCTAATATTACTCCACTTTAATTAGGGACACTATTTAGGAAACCATTTATTATGTGGACAATTGCCTCATTTTATGAAAGGAACAGTTTATAGCCCAGATTTTGAACTTTGGCCcagtatatattaaattagcCCATCAGGTTAGTTAGTGGAGGTCCACCATCTTAGGTAATTGCattagatatatatttaatgaatatGGAATAGGTGCAACTAAAGAAGATGAAATCAACTAACTTCGCACCTtccaaatttacaaattttgattaatcATTCGTGAAGATATCtccaattaaatatataatacttctctaaaattttattataaagtattttgtgtattttccaCACAAAACCATCTCAGTATCTCACACACACAAAATGGCAAATGTAGCTTTGAGGCAATGGGCTAGTAGAGGT is a window of Ipomoea triloba cultivar NCNSP0323 chromosome 11, ASM357664v1 DNA encoding:
- the LOC115996991 gene encoding mitogen-activated protein kinase kinase kinase 18-like, translating into MSWIRGKIIGHGSSAAVSVATCRQSGEVFAVKSVELSKSEFLQREQRIFSTLNCPQIVEYKGCDVTWEENKAMFNVVMEFMPGGAVADAVKRGGGLEELAVGRYTKEIVQGLVYLHCNGIVHCDIKGGNILLGKSGAKIGDFGCSKWIFDAGAAAIGGTPLFMAPEVAQGKEQGFPADIWALGCTVIEMATGDSPWPNLTNPATLLYTIAFSGESPPVPAFLSDQAKDFLKNCLRRDPGERWTAKQLLSHPFLQQFDTSGKQNQELETISPTSVLDQGIWKSSSMAVQTSNSINCPHEQLNWFPEDKNSLNSPMQRVRQLCSNPGTMSDWTESSWITVRRRAEENIVGDFSREQSCSLGDSVSCCTDSSTLRQKFVGNGQTLGHQKERVVNQLPLFYIFLFLLLLFSFHFIPSPYKKMTY